The window TGTTCCTTTGCTAGAGTGGAAGAAACATTGCTATGTTACAAGTGTCATGTGTCTTACAGACATTGTAGCTCCTAGGGAATGACACAGTCAACTGATGTCACCATTGTATGATTCCAGAGGCAAGGAGAAGGAAATGGCTTGAAGATTATCCAGAGGCCACAAATACAGATGAGGCTGTTGTCTTTGATACTTCAGTTATTCCATGGTGGGCATGGATGAAGAGGTTCCACCTTCCTGAAGCTGAGAAGCTGAATGGTAATATTCTCAACTCCCGCCATGGTGGTACCATTTACAGCTAAAACTAATGTTCAAACTGCTCCCTCAGACCCAATTTTCTCATCCAATGATATGGCCTATGTCTATGCAGGTCGTGCTGCCATGATCGGCTTCTTCATGGCTTACTTTGTCGATAGCTTGACGGGTGTGGGGCTTGTCGACCAAATGGGCAACTTCTTCTGCAAAACCCTGCTGTTTGTTGCTGTGGCTGGCATTCTGCTTATCAGGAAGAATGAGGACCTTGACTCACTGAAGAAGATAATCGATGAGACAACGTTCTACGACAAGCAATGGCAGGCAACCTGGCAAGATGAGACCACTGGGGGGCCGAAGAACTAGATCAGCGTTGGGGTCTGAATGCAGAATCCTTTTCTTGTGTTGTGTTTTGTTTTACGGCCCTTTTTGTTTCCCCATCTAGTGAGACTTGCAGGAACATTTTGACAATATAATAATCTACGTATCTTGTAAAAAGTATGAACTCACTTTCTGTGCTAGAGATAAATTACGCTGCAGTTtcatttgttatggtttgccATGTATGGGCTCAAACAATCAGGGAAGAAAGGGCAAACATGTCATGCCATTTTCATTTGTATTTCTTTTCGTTCTTTGACAACAATTCGTCGCACAGACATGTTCTGCTCCCTGAGAACTCTAGGTCCAAAATCACAGAGCGTGCACCAAAAACCATCTCGACCACAAAATTGCCACATCCATTAGTGCAAGCAGCATCATTTACCACATTTCACCAACTCGCCATCTACATGGGAAAACCAGGAGCATGATCCATTCTAGGCAAATCACAAAAAAGGGTAGTCTGATATCAGGCACAGGAATCCTTTACATATTGATCAAAGCATTCTGTATGTGCGAGTTGGATGTATCTGTTCATCGAATTGTTGGATAATGCAGAACTTGTCAAGATGCCCATCCAAGAGGATATTTTCGAAACAAACCTGTGGAGACATTTGAGCAAAGCACGTTGGTTGATGGCTAACTGTTTACAGACTACTACTTGCTTTGATCTGGCATGGAATTCAAATCAGGCATGACACGACTGAATTCTGACCTGCAATCAAAGCAAACAAATTAAACTCCATCCCACCATCTTTGTAGACATCCAGATTTATGACACCAGAGGGAATCAGTGATTCAGTAGTAACTTCTGTAGTAGGTTAATATGTTTCCTAAAAGTACAAACTGATGGGCCAAACATACTTCTGTAGTAGGTTTATTGAATTTTGGCATGCTTTCAATTCTGCATAAGGTTGGTACTCCGTCTCTTTTAATATCGCGTACTAGAATTTCAAAAGGCCAAACTTcataaaatttgactaatttTACTGTACCAAAATGGTATAACTAGATTCATATTTGATATATCTTGTAATAAATACTGAATCTGTAGCAATTCATAATCTATTGCAAAAGAAATTTTTGTCAAAGTATGCTTCTAGAAACCATTCCAAATCCTAATATGCCCTATAAAAAGAAACACAGGGAGTAAGAGCGTAAAATTGACTGCACATGTAGGAAAGCAAAATTTGTTGTCAACTTGGTAAGCATCTGATTGCTTATTTCCTCTAAGAAGAAAACTCAGCACATTTGATGCTGATCAAAGTTCAGGAAGTCAaatggagaggaaggagaagagagcAAGATCATGCATGACCATAGCAAATAAACCATATATTTTCAAACAGAAGCAGTGGGACTTATGGCAAGAAACAAGAACAATAGACAGGCTTACTATCATCAAAAGGTTAAAAAGAAAGAGCTCCTGAGAGGGGAAAACGCTTGAATGAAAGACCTACCCACAGGTTGAACACTTCTTCTGATTCTTGCAGAATATTGACAAACAAACTGAACAAACATATCCCATGTCAATAGTCTTCTTATGGCAGAAACATCTGCAAATCAGTAAACAATGTTGGTTGCATTGAACTCCCAGCAGTATTAAACAAAATGGACATTTTTTAGAAAGAATGAAATGAAACCCTGAGTTGCTAATGTAAATCAGCCTTTTGATTCGTTTGTAAAGTTGCACAAAAGGAAGCTATGGCTATCCTATTGATGCTTAACGGATGAAATTTAGAAGCACATACGAAGCACGAAAGTCCACTCCAAGGGTCTTAGGAAGGCGCAAAAACGTTCTTGAGTGTAAATCAGTTGCAAATACAGCCTGCATCCTTGTCGAAATGTGTCAATGACCTTGAGAAAACTAATTAATTTCTAAAACAGAAAAAAGCTTTACACAAAAACCATGTATACAAACAAAGAACCCTATTTCAAAATGATATGAAATTAAAATGAAAAGGTATTGTCAATCTTAAGTGACGAAAGAGATTTGTGCAACAAGTAGAGCTCAGTTCAGTATCTCGGACATGTGTGGATCTATTGCATAGATTCATACAAGTAACTTCCAAGATTCTGTACAAACATAAAGTTTCATTTAGTAAATGTTTGGAACTCCTAATGTAGAACAATGACTAATCAACAAATATTTTATCACAAGGCATACATAAATGCATGATAAATTTCTAAACCTCTAAAGGACAATTCACAGTTAAATAACATGCAAATGGCTAAAGATCCCTGATTTACTATTTTCCATTGCAAAACtacatcagaaaaaaaaagaatctatAAGAAAAACATCAACTGATAATTTAATATAACGGTAAGTATGCCATTTCCCTTTTACAGGGTGGCTTCAGCATTGTGTGCTAAAACTTCCAAAGCGCAGCCTTTTGCTATTATGTGAAAGACACACAAATTATGACCATAACAAGATTATTCTGATGTAAGGACCATAACAAGATTATGAATCCATCATCAAGCTATCCTAGAAGTAAAAGATTGGGCAATATAAGAAGTATGCGAGTACAAGCAAAGGGAGAGTGGATAACTTACAGCAAGATACTGAAACAGCCCATTTAGCTCTTGGGGCTTCAAATAAACTCCTCCCGTTATGTATGAAGCCTGCAAAGTGAAGCACCAATTCAGGAAGAGAATGTTGTGGCAGCACATATTGATAAATACTCAGTCAATAAAATTCAATAAGGGACAAAGAGTTACCTGTTGCAAGAAAGCAGAATCCTGGGTTCCCACAATACATGAATCAATTGGAACCTAAGATGTTTGTAAAATCTTTCAGTCATTATTCCATACTAGCTAATTTAAGGCCATAAAGAGTTCTCCCATTGATGCATATATTTATAAGCACATTTCAATGTCCTCCAATTTCTGAACCCACTAAATGCACCGCACTTGAAAAGTAATACATAGTGATCGGCCAGTGAAATTAAAGCACCAATAAATCTCAATGAGACTAAAATTGGGTAAGAGGACTGATGTGATACCATGGAACGTTGAGCAGAAAATATTGAATTCATCACTGCCACATATCTGCACATATGTTTGATTAAGTGAAAATCAagttctagaaaaaaaaactgtctTGATGATGGTGGACACATACTGTTCAGGACCATCTGGAGAACCCTGCAGACACAAAATCTGTATTTCATGTTAGTATCAACTATCATGGCACTATAGTATTGTATGTGTAAGAGCTCTGACTACAACAATTTAAGGGAAATGCAGAGCAATATTGTCGATCAAAAGATGAGTGTCTTTCCTGTTTTATCAAATGCAATATTCTACCTATTTTATATATGTTTCTTCTAAAGCACTCAATCAGTAGCAACGATGAAGATCCAAATATTACCTAAAACCCTACATGAGAACAGGTAGGTACTCACCCGAGGTTGCGGATGTCGAGTCCCGGACCTGAAAATCCTCTGTATATCTAGACACCCTCCATGTTAAGCAACACAAATGCAAAATATGATAGGCAAACATGCAAGAATCAAGGAATTCAGACCATAGGATACAGCACAAAGCAAGGGACAGCGCCCCAGACAGCAGCGACGCGGCATTGGCAGAGGCAACGGAACCGTTGCCTGCAGTGGCACGGGCATCTTGTGCAATGAACTCCTCCACCTTGCGGCTTGCCTTGTCAAAGGTGGCCGTGACACCTACACCACCAGCGGGGCTGGCATCGCTGGAATCAAAGATGTAGGCACAGGAGCTGACTCCCGCAGCGATGACGACCACACGGTTGAGGTGGTTCAGCAGTAGGAGCGAGTTCACGAAGTGGACCAGCTGTGCAGACATAGACATTACATCAAGCTCAAGACACACCGAGCAACAAACCATCtatgctcaaaaaaaaatcatcatcgAAAATCGAGCGAGGAAGCTGGCTGAGGGGAGGAAGCGGAGGAGAGTTAGGGTTGCGTACATTCGCGAAGAAGTCGGCGAATGGGAGCGCAGCGGCGGCCCAGAAGAAGGGGTTCGTGTCGACGACCACCACCACGAGGCTGACGTCATCTGCACGCGCCGGCAGTGACACGAGAGAGCACGAGGGCTTGTGTTAGTCAGAGCGATGCGGTGCCCGCGGAGCAGCGGAACGCGAGAGTTGGGCCTGGCTCACTGGAGTAGAGCTTGGAGTGAGCGGAGGTCatgaccgcggcggcggcgtttctCCCggaccggcgccggcgggtcgCGAGGAGagcaccggcggcggggcgtaggtgcgggggcggcggcgctggcggtcCGGTGGCAGTTGCCGCGGTTTGGGGGGGGAGGGGACGAACGGTGGAGGACTGGAGGCCGTGGAGCTCGTGCGCGTGTGCTCGGGATGTTGAGCTTCTAAGCCCGGGACTATACGTGGGCCTGGCCCAACTTTGTGTGCTTAGGCGGgatcttttttcatttttatatttaaaaaaattaaaatttcaaaaatatattgtGGTttagaaaaatttcaaaactatacccctgtcgccccctgcctgggcgacagggggcctgtcgccccctagctgggcgacaggacctaaatgtaaaaaaaaattacatttaagtCCTGGCACCTGGGACGCATTAAacagcgaacttgtaaaatcgatataaaatcgtagaacaatcggaaaaatacaaactcaactgttctagattctatgaaacaagatctacaacttttgttatataaagtttttcatttgatcaatgtatcttgctctattttaaatactagtttaatgcacttttatttaaatctcaagatccatcctttggatgcatgtcatctttggccagagtgttgcatatggtgagcataggcttgcaCAAAATTGGTAgatccagaaaacatttctaaaaTAAGTTTTGaattaaatcttgcaatatgtctagtttaaatgggttatttatccatgttgctatactgagttttagaagccataacttttacagtaccattattttatttcctaagagctataaaaaaagtttggtaaattttagataagcacaactagaccaaatgaattatgactaaggtaaatgcactaaatcaagaaaaatagttcttgtacctagaaaaatttgaaataattcatttggtctagttgtgcttatctaaaatttaccaaacttttttttgtagctcttaggaaataaaataatggtactgtaaaagttatggcttttaaaactcagtatagcagcatggataaataactcatttaaactagacatattgcaagatttaatttaaaaacttattctagaaatgttttcttggcctaccaattttgtacaagcctatgcttatcatatgcaacactctggccaaagatgacatgcatccaaaggatggatcttgagatttaaataaaagtgcattaaactagtatttaaaatagagcaagatacattgattaaatgaaaaactttatataacaaaagttgtagatcttgtttcatagaatccagaacagttgagtttgtatttttccgatttttctacgattttatatctattttacaagttcgctgtttaatgcgtcccgggcgccaggacctaaatgtaattttttttacatttagatcCTATCGCCCAGCcagagggcgacaggccccctgtcgcccaggcaaagggcgacaggggtatagttttgaaatttttcgaaaccgccatatatttttgaaattttaattttttttaaatacaaaaatgaaaaaaaatccctTAGGCGGTTAGGCCTAAAATTTCTGGGCCTGAATTTAGGCTCACATCCTTTCACTTTTGCATTTTTTGCATCAGCTGGACTTTTTATACATTTCATAATATTGTTTTGCCCTTCACAATCACAAACTCACCACTTTTTTGTCTTCTCATATTTACAGTACAAGCTAGGCTCACATGTTCAAGTTGACAGACCCTCTCTAATGTGCGGGATCTATTAGTCATAAAAAGCTTGTTCAAGATAAAGATGTAGGTTTATGAAAAGACAACACCTAATTAGTCATGGTTTGTGACCACTACTAGCCCGAGATATTGACAGGTTTGTGGCATCACTCTTTTTTCAATTTGCATTTGTTTCTCCGAAGGttttgtttgaaatttgaacATGGGGGCTATGCAAAACCTTGAGATGAATTATTCTTAAAAAATGAAAGCAATACCCTATTTCAAACTTGCACGTATTCTTTTAAATCTATTAAAAATACTACTATAGTGAAATGTACTTGACGTTTTGCTAAGTTTTACTATCTTCCTGGTGTAACTTCAATCTCTATTTTATATTATAAAATATTTATAATAAATCTAGGAGATTGTGGAAATGCTTTTCAATACAATCCGTATATATGACTTAATATTTCTAGCCTTAAAGTTTTGACAAGTTCTTAATACGGacatttaaataaatttttataCTGAGTTGTCCATTTGAAGGTTTGGAATTCGTTTTTTTTGGACAAACGACAGGCGAATATTTTGTGATTCGTACTCTGTGTTGTTCATTCGGTTTTTTGTTGCAGAAATAACATCGCAGTGATTCTGTACATCCTAGTAACAAAAGAACATGCTGCTCTACATAATCTCTAAGAAGCCGTGTAGAAAACACTTAGAATCTACTCTACTAAGGATTCAGGAGGAAGATGTCGATCGAGATGCAGCTGAATTCAGCTCACGGCCATGGCCAGAGCTGAGCTCTTCTCTCCTAATGACCCTCGGGCAGACAGATCAGAGACCGCTAGAGCCAACCACTCACTCGAAGGAGTCGGACGCCATCATCTGGCCCTCGTCgctgccgccccgccgcgcggaCATGGGCAACTTGAGGAAGCTCGGCGTGCCCGGcctcgacgacgacgccgcctTCCTTGCGCTGCCGCCCATGGACAGCGTCCTCGTCACGTTCTTGATGTTcttgggcggcggccgggcggccaCCGGCGACGCGTCCCGCTCCGGCGCCGCGCCCTGCAGCCGCCTCTGGTCCCGCTGCCtcttccgctcctgctccttctccttcctcgcgttGCTGTACTCCTCCAGCATGTCCAGCAGCGCCTCCTGCAGTTCGCCGGCGAGGACAGGATAAATTTTCATTCGAGAGCGGATTTTTGTTTCGACATGAACAGCCATAGGTTCTAGCAAGGCGTACACCATCGTACTCGAACTTGACGCCTCTCTCCTTCTCCCAAGCAACAACCTTCGCCGTCAGAGCTTCCGCCATTGCTGACGAACACTCGAAACACATCAGTTTCTTGGAACCATCACATTCAGAGACGCTGAAGAACAGAGGGTGAATTAGATCGTTGATTACCCGGCATCTTGCTGACCAACGCGCGCGCTTTCTCGGCGCGCTTCAGCACTAGATGCGTCCCTTTTCCCACATTGTACCTGTTCTCGTTCTGCAATCAAGAACAGAAATGTTCAGTGATTCTCTTAAAGCCAGAGGCATGTCTGTTTCTTCTGGAGATCAGGAATCCGAGAGTTCAGAAGCCTGATGGCACGCACTCTGTTGTACTCCTCGAGCCAggactcctcctccagcgccgcctgccACTTGTCCATCCTCTCGAGGACGTCCTTCCTGCTGAACTCCAGATCCTTGGCCTCCGAGATCTGCACCTCCAGCCGCTCCAGGATCAGGGCTCGCTCAGCATCTGCAGGCACAGAATTCAGATTCTTCAGGCTCGAGAAGCAATTAGTTTCTACTGCAATGCAAACTGCTAGCGGATCTCCTTGCCGGCATACCGCTGTCGATGGCGTCGAACATCGccacggcgtcgccgtcgtcctcctccggcaggcgcgcgcgccggcggatcTCCTTGAGCTCATCGTACTTCTTGACGACGAGGTCCTTCATCCGGCACTCCTTGAGGGCCTCGAGCCTCaccacctccgcctccacctGCACCGCGCGCACCCCGGTCAGAACGGCGGCGAAGCCCCGGCGGAGAAGCGAAGCTAGCCGCGCGCCACCGACGTTGCGTATGAAGTCCATGGAGAGCGCGTTGGGCTCCGTGATCTCGTCCTCGGAGGCGGCGATGTTGCAGGCCACGCCCTGGaaccgccgctgctcctccgcCGGCGTGTCCATCAGGTTCCACAGCTCCAGCATGCTGGCCAGCAGGTCTTGCAGCTGCCGAAATGGCCAGCAGGTTACATTGTTATGCATCACAAATAAATCTGAGAGCCACGCCATCCGCTTGGTTTCACCTTCTCCATTCGGCTCCGTTTGATCTCTCTCAGCCCCTCGATCTCCGACGCCAGCCTCTCGATCGCGGCGTCGCTGAAGTGGCCGGCTTGATCGCCGCCATGAATGATCTCTCTGGGATTCGTGCCGAGAACCAAGGACGAAGAATGCAGCGAGGCCATGAGCTCTGCCCCCTTCCTGGTGCGACTTTCCTGTCCAGATTTAGAAGAAAGTTTCAAAGAATGTATGAAGATTTTTCATGTAAGGATCAATAAGGAATGAACTCCTCCTTCAGATTTGTCACAGTTGATCTGTAGCCCCCAAATTGTGATTTGTGAATTGATCTGAAGTTCTGAACCTTCTCCGATTGCAGGTGCTGCAGGTACGCCCTGAGCTCTTCGAGCTTGGTCAGCGTCAGGTCGGAGCTGTCGGCGACGACACGAGGCTGGCCGCCGCCCGGGTTCATCTCCTGGTGGATCCTGTTCACCCGCTCCGTCACGTCCGAGAActgccgccgcctctcctcccGCCGGCGCCTCATCTCCGCCAGCTCCGGCGCGATCGAGCCCAGCTCCTCCTTGAGGCTCCCCGTGCCCTGGTCTCTCAGATTAATCCGCCGTCAGACATCGGCATGCATCACGATCGACACGTCAGCGACGATGGTTAGTTGGGACTTGGGGCAGTTTGTTAATTAATTATTTACCTGCAGCGAGGAGCAGGCCGTCtgcacggtggccggcggctcGCCGATGGTGGCGCAGATGGCGGCGACCTCGGCGACGGAGTCGGCGATCTCCCGCTTGAGCTGCGCCCTGTGCTGCCGCACCTGCTCGACCTTGGCGCGGTAGACGTTGAGgcactcctcctccagcgcttGCAGCATCCCCCGGCGGTCCTCCTCCCTTTCCCCGATCTCGTCCCACATCTCCTGCGACCGCGCAAGAAACTCAACCAACAATTGAACATGGCAAGCAGATCGCCGGGCGTTGATCGGCGTGCATGATGCGTGAGGAGATCGTCGAACCGAACGACAGAGACGACGCAATGGACACCGACCCCGAGCTCATGCAGCAGCTCCTCGCGCCGGGGCTCCATCTGGAAGGGGAAAAGGATGGCCCTCGGCTTCAGGGAGAGCATTGGGCTCCGCCGCGCTGGCCTCTCCTCAtgctttcctcctcctcctcctcctgatcAGCTCAAGAACGCAGCAATGGCGGCGAATCTGAACGGAACGATGCGACGTGCAACCGCAATCTGCCCCCGGCCATGCTTCTTCACGCCTGCACCCTCGCCGCTAGCTGCTCAGGGAGTCGCTGCTCTTGTTGCCATTGCCGTTGTTGCACGAGGAATTCAGCGGGCAGAGTGCAGAAAGGGGAAAAATTGGGAGACGAGGATTGCGGCTAAAAGAGGCATGCAGATGCAGGGGAGAGGCCGCGTGCATGTGATGCGTGAAGTTTGGGTGGCGACAAGCAATGGTGCCCCAAAAATAGGATTAGGAACAAGAGTCTAAGATCGAGGTGGATGAACAGTAGCGATCTATACTGATCTCTTTTAGATGGACGTTTATCCCTTTTCCAGCACTGGTTTAAGAAATCATAACTTTTTTCACTTGAGCTTGGATGGAAATAAtattaatataaaaatttaaacctCGACTAGATGAGTGTGAATCAGCTCATTCAACTCGTCCACCTGAAGCCGGCGGCGGAGTTCGTCGGCGACGActcggcggtggccggccggcacgCCGAGCGCTGGTGCCGGCGCGCGCCCGCGGCAGCTAAATAAATTTGAACGAGCTGAGGGAGACGGTGGAGGCTTCGGAACACACAATCTCAGCCGCACAATTCCGATCGAACGGCTCTGGCATAgccaaggggtggacggtatttcatttaccgtccaccccctggacGGTATTTGGGTTGCCGACCCCTGGCCGTCGTCCTGCGCGCCTcaggccgccgcctgccggagcgccgccgcatcTCAGCTGACTGCCGCATGAAACAGGGCCGTCCTGGAGAGTCCTCTTGGCACGGATGTGGCCACCCGCGCCTGATGCCCACAGGGACGGTCGGCGGCGTGTTCCGTGGCGGGCAGCAAGGCTGTCCGAtcctggcggcgccggcgagcatgATGATGGTGGCGGAGCCACAGCTCTAGCTGCTATTTTCTACTTTGATCCTGATTAATTCATCATCGTCTCATTGATGTGTCATGGCAGTGAGGGATCCTGCACTTTTCTAAGAAATTTTGACTCAtgcagggcggcggcgttgtTGGAGGCGTACaggacggcggtgagggcggTGGCGCTGCGCCTGCTGAGGCTCACCGCGGCGGAGCTGGGGCTCCACGAGGACCACTTCGATGGGGAGCTGACCGCCGGCCGGTGATCCTGAACGTGAACCACTACACGTGCCGTGCCCGGAGCCGAGCCTGGCGCCGCACTGCGACCCCAAAGTCGTCACCGTCCTCGGCGGCTGGGTCTACGTCGAGCCGCTGCCGGCCGCGCTCGTCGTCCGTCAATTTGGTGCACCAGATGGAGGTGGTCAGCAACGGCGCCCTTCGCAGCGGCGAGCACCGCGTGGTGACGAACGCGCGGACATCGCTGGCCGCGTTCGTCATGCCCGCGCTCTGCTGCGCtgtcgcggcggcgccggcgatggtCCCCGTTGGCGAGCATCGCGTTGCTGTGTGTGTCCTCCGTGGAATTCCGATATGATCCCTAGAGCTTGTATTGGCAGGTCTGATCGAGTTGTAAGCTTCCACTAATTAATTAAGTAGTATAATCAATGTGTCCCGTTACGTTGACGCGATGCAACACCCATCTCAGCGGTTTGTGGATGCTCTCACGGGTGGGTGGACATATATCAGTGCTGAAATATGCCGATGCCCTGAGCGAGGTTCATGTTCATCAAAGACTTCAGAGTTTGCCTAGCTAATATGGCACATCCAGCAACACCTCTGTTGGGGAAATTATTATttaatcttttcaaaaaaaaagaaatctatGATTTTAAGTACCAAGTAACTTCAGAAATTCCACCAGAGAGGTTGCATATTCACCACAAAGTTTATGTCAGGATATCATTTATAAAAGCACATAAAAACCATACTATCATGAACtacttttgccaaaaaaaatatttttacacaCATGTACGTGACTATATGTGAGTGCTTGCATTCGTGAAAAAGAAACGGAGTTAATTATAATCTCGTAGAGTCAAACCAACAGTGGTCACTGATCATTTCCGTGGCACTGGGGACGGCGTCAAAGGTGCCCCTCGGTCGTCGCCTGTCTCCCGGCCGGCGGGCCACGCCTCGCTCGGGCGGTGGGCGCGTCGTCCGTGCCTCGATTTCTCCACGCGGTGTTGGGGTTGGACTCGAGTCGCCGTCACGGCGAATTGATCAAGAAGCTGCTGAAAGCGACGGcgccaggcaggcaggcaggcagcagactcggcgacgacgtcgacggcgaTGACGGGGAGAAGCTTCGCCGCAGGttgcgctgcgccggccggcgtGCGTGGTCAGTCAGATCAGCGGAGAGCGAGCTAGATTGAGCGAGGTTGAATTCAACGTGTattacgacgacgacgatgctgccgccgctgcgacGCTGCGTGTACACGTACGTACAGACGCGGTCGTATATATAGCTCCACCCACATATATAGTGTATACACACATGTACACTTGAGAGGTAGTATGGCTACTAATATTAAAAAATAACAACACTGCTAGCATCTGGACATCCGATTTGATAAACAACAATTGGAACATCAAAAAAATGTACAAATATTTTATGCAGCATTCACTGCGCAATATAAAAGAAATAATAATTGTAATATCGGTAGTTGACTCTTGCAACCTGGGTCGGAGCACCAATAAAAAAATAacaccccacacacacaccggGTCGTCATATATCGCCAAAACTATGCCCGTGATCCGAGTATAATAAACTTACTGAACGACTAGACTTGGAGatataattattattatttggcATTCTATTTCCCCATTTTCGTTTTTAGGTGTATTAGGATTTTGAAAGGTCAATGTTTATTATAAGATTTGATGAATAATCAATAAAATTATATGTTGTCTAAAACTTGCATCGATAGGATAAACTAATGACCAAATTTTCTGTTGAATCGAAGTTTTTCCTAACCCTATAATTCACCCTACATGAATAAAAGAGTAttttataaaataattaaataagcAGTTAATTTCCTAACCTTTTGCTATATGACAGAATGAAATAGTTTTAACTAAAGCTTTACTAGCAAATTAAGCTCTACAACAACTTGTGATCTAACAAAAAATGTCCACAATGAATCCTAGCTGCCA is drawn from Panicum virgatum strain AP13 chromosome 1N, P.virgatum_v5, whole genome shotgun sequence and contains these coding sequences:
- the LOC120654523 gene encoding light-harvesting complex-like protein 3 isotype 1, chloroplastic; this translates as MAMATSTFSPRPASLRPLRAGAKPRLHLLPFPRLRAGRRGSRLERAAAGEAPVEVAPPKEPEAEPAPAAASNGSAVKAVEAPAEAAPAPAFRDARWVNGTWDLSKFEKGGAVDWDAVIDAEARRRKWLEDYPEATNTDEAVVFDTSVIPWWAWMKRFHLPEAEKLNGRAAMIGFFMAYFVDSLTGVGLVDQMGNFFCKTLLFVAVAGILLIRKNEDLDSLKKIIDETTFYDKQWQATWQDETTGGPKN
- the LOC120654292 gene encoding 65-kDa microtubule-associated protein 3-like; this translates as MWDEIGEREEDRRGMLQALEEECLNVYRAKVEQVRQHRAQLKREIADSVAEVAAICATIGEPPATVQTACSSLQGTGSLKEELGSIAPELAEMRRRREERRRQFSDVTERVNRIHQEMNPGGGQPRVVADSSDLTLTKLEELRAYLQHLQSEKESRTRKGAELMASLHSSSLVLGTNPREIIHGGDQAGHFSDAAIERLASEIEGLREIKRSRMEKLQDLLASMLELWNLMDTPAEEQRRFQGVACNIAASEDEITEPNALSMDFIRNVEAEVVRLEALKECRMKDLVVKKYDELKEIRRRARLPEEDDGDAVAMFDAIDSDAERALILERLEVQISEAKDLEFSRKDVLERMDKWQAALEEESWLEEYNRNENRYNVGKGTHLVLKRAEKARALVSKMPAMAEALTAKVVAWEKERGVKFEYDGEALLDMLEEYSNARKEKEQERKRQRDQRRLQGAAPERDASPVAARPPPKNIKNVTRTLSMGGSARKAASSSRPGTPSFLKLPMSARRGGSDEGQMMASDSFE
- the LOC120654522 gene encoding general transcription and DNA repair factor IIH subunit TFB4-like; the encoded protein is MTSAHSKLYSNDVSLVVVVVDTNPFFWAAAALPFADFFANLVHFVNSLLLLNHLNRVVVIAAGVSSCAYIFDSSDASPAGGVGVTATFDKASRKVEEFIAQDARATAGNGSVASANAASLLSGALSLALCYIQRIFRSGTRHPQPRILCLQGSPDGPEQYVAVMNSIFSAQRSMVPIDSCIVGTQDSAFLQQASYITGGVYLKPQELNGLFQYLAAVFATDLHSRTFLRLPKTLGVDFRASCFCHKKTIDMGYVCSVCLSIFCKNQKKCSTCGSEFSRVMPDLNSMPDQSK